Proteins found in one Miscanthus floridulus cultivar M001 chromosome 4, ASM1932011v1, whole genome shotgun sequence genomic segment:
- the LOC136552565 gene encoding nodulation receptor kinase-like, which produces MAARSLLLYALLLALATAAPSHGLTQADVAKRLKEELSQRNRGHEMLESWNGDPCSPSTWEGFSCEPKDGAQVVIKLNFSSKNLQGPIPAAIGNLTELNEIYLQYNNFTGFIPASFSALRHLRKLSVICNPLLNNKQPDGFSSGVNFSHGGCATQEYYSSPAEEYQSPPAVASQKVFVIGGVAGGSLACTVALGSFFVCFNKRERRSPKKDCSSTTNPVFQECSIDNTTNPAIQQLSLKSIQTATGNFKTLIGEGGFGSVYRGALANGQEVAVKVRSTSSTQGTREFNNELRLLSAVWHENLVPLIGYCCEKDQQILVYPFMSNGSLQDRLYGEASKRKVLDWPTRLSVCIGAARGLVYLHNFAGRCIIHRDIKSSNILLDHSMCGKVADFGFSKYAPQEGDSNPSMEVRGTAGYLDPEYYSTQVLSTRSDVFSFGVVLLEIVTGREPLDVKRPRAEWSLVEWAKPYIREYKIEEMVDPGIKGQYCSEAMWRVLEVASVCTEPFSTFRPTMEDVLRELEDALIIENNASEYMRSIESTGTLGSNRYLSIDRKMFASGSARIDSTKGHLQTMPSLPR; this is translated from the exons ATGGCCGCccgctccctcctcctctacgcgCTGCTCCTGGCCCTCGCCACCGCCGCGCCGTCCCACGGCCTCACTCAAG CGGATGTTGCGAAACGATTGAAGGAGGAGCTGTCACAGAGGAACCGTGGGCATGAGATGCTCGAATCATGGAACGGAGACCCGTGTTCTCCGTCTACTTGGGAAGGGTTCTCTTGCGAACCCAAGGATGGTGCCCAGGTCGTCATCAAGCT GAACTTTTCTTCGAAGAACTTGCAAGGGCCAATTCCTGCAGCGATTGGTAACTTGACGGAGCTAAATGAAAT TTATCTTCAGTATAATAACTTCACTGGATTTATTCCGGCATCATTTTCTGCTCTCAGACACCTGCGAAAGCT GTCAGTGATTTGCAACCCCTTGTTGAACAATAAGCAGCCTGATGGATTTTCTAGTGGCGTAAATTTCAG CCATGGAGGATGTGCTACCCAAGAGTACTATAGCTCACCTGCTGAAGAGTACCAAAGCCCACCTGCAGTTGCCAGTCAGAAAGTATTTGTTATTGGTGGTGTCGCTGGAGGATCTTTGGCATGTACTGTTGCACTCGGATCGTTCTTTGTTTGTTTTAACAAACGTGAACGGCGTTCTCCAAAAAAGGACTGCTCTTCTACAACAA ATCCTGTTTTTCAAGAATGCAGCATTGATAACACTACAAACCCTGCAATACAACAGTTGTCCCTCAAATCAATCCAGACTGCAACAGGCAACTTCAAAACTTTGATAGGAGAGGGTGGGTTTGGATCAGTTTATCGAGGTGCATTAGCAAATGGGCAAGAAGTTGCAGTAAAAGTCCGCTCAACTTCATCGACACAGGGAACACGTGAGTTTAACAATGAG TTAAGACTTCTTTCTGCTGTGTGGCATGAGAATTTAGTCCCACTTATCGGCTATTGCTGTGAAAAAGATCAACAGATATTGGTCTATCCGTTCATGTCCAATGGCTCACTACAAGATCGCCTCTACG GTGAGGCATCAAAAAGAAAAGTTCTTGATTGGCCCACGAGACTGTCTGTTTGCATTGGTGCTGCTAGAG GGCTAGTATATCTGCACAATTTTGCTGGGCGTTGTATCATACACAGAGATATTAAATCAAGCAACATACTTCTGGATCACAGCATGTGTGGCAAGGTTGCGGACTTTGGGTTTTCCAAGTATGCACCACAGGAAGGTGACAGCAATCCATCAATGGAAGTGAGGGGAACTGCTGGATATTTGGACCCAGA atACTATTCCACTCAGGTGTTATCAACCAGAAGCGATGTCTTCAGTTTTGGAGTAGTCCTGTTAGAAATTGTGACGGGAAGAGAACCTCTTGATGTCAAAAGGCCTCGTGCTGAATGGAGCTTAGTTGAGTGG GCAAAACCTTACATCAGGGAGTACAAGATCGAAGAGATGGTGGACCCTGGCATAAAAGGGCAATATTGCTCAGAGGCCATGTGGAGAGTGCTCGAGGTTGCATCTGTATGTACCGAGCCCTTCTCAACCTTCAGGCCAACCATGGAGGATGTCCTCAGGGAGCTGGAGGACGCTCTGATCATTGAGAACAATGCTTCTGAGTACATGAGGTCCATCGAAAGCACTGGGACTCTGGGTTCCAACCGATATCTGTCCATTGACAGGAAGATGTTTGCGTCAGGGTCGGCGCGAATCGACTCAACTAAGGGACATTTACAAACAATGCCCTCGCTTCCACGGTAA